TATGACATTTTCATCCCCCTAATACTTTATTTCATAAATTCCTTCATCAAAGTATTTATAATGTGTTAATTTCATAGAGTTTCTATTTCTTATTATTGAAAACCTTCAAATATTCTATATATTTTTCTCATTACCCAAAAGGAATTAATTATAAATCATTAGGGAAACTATCATATTTTCTTCTATATGAAATCTTATTATTGGATCAGTTATATTTCTAATAATACACTATAAATCTTTATATAATCTAAAGCTAAACTTAAGATAACCTTAACTTTATTAGGATAATAGTTTACATTAAACAAAACAAACACCGTAAATATCAATATATTGATATTTACGGTGTTTGTTTATAACTATAGAAATTAAATATTAAATTTATTATTAAATATGTATCTTGAAACATTATCATATTAAAATTAGTAATGCTATATTATATAATCAATTCTACTATTTTTAAATAATTCTTTAATATTCCCTCTAAAGAAATTTTCAATTTCTTTTAGTAAATCTTTATTATATATATACTTTCCGTATCCAAACTGTCCATATTTAAAAGTTCTGTTTTCTTCTACCATAGGTAGACTAGTTTTAGGAAATACCTCTAGAATCTTATTCTTAGCAGCTATAGTATATCTATGTGATATTACTTCAAACTTTATAAGATTATTTTCTTCTCCTAGAGTGTCTTTCAAAACTCTTAACATATTTAAGTAATCTTCTTTCCATTCATCATATATAAATATTGGTCCGATAATAAATCCCAGATCATATCCTGCACTTATAACTTTTTTTGCTGCTTCTATTCTTTCCCCCAGTGATGATGTTCCATGTTCATAATTCTTTATGACTTTATTTGAATTTATACTAAATCTTATGGTTGTTTTACCATTATGTTTCAATTTTAATAAATCATCTACATAGTGAAATTTAGTAACAAATCTAAATCTAGATTTCTTTTCTTTTCCTATAAATTCTATAGTTTTTGCCAAGCTTCCTGTATATTCTTCTAATGGTATTGGATCTGAAGTTGCTGCACCTTCAAATACTGTTACTTCTGGTTCCCTTTCTCTTATATACTCTCTAGCCTGATCAAGTATTTGATCTACATTCGCATAAACTGTTATGTAAGGCTTGTTTCCAAATCTAGTATTTAAATAACAATATTCACACTTACCGGTACATCCAGATAATAACGGTAATTGATAATGTGCAGATGGTTTACAGGTTTGAAATTCTCCTTTTTTTCTTACTCTAACTACTAATGTATTTTTCCCTTCTACGTATAACTTTGAAGGTGTATCTCCTGGTATTCCGGTTACTCTATTGGCCTTTAAAATCGTTATAGGTACTCCTTTTTGCTTAAAAGTCA
This sequence is a window from Gottschalkia purinilytica. Protein-coding genes within it:
- the splB gene encoding spore photoproduct lyase, whose product is MIYIPKRVLFEEKSLDYELGDKLYMTFKQKGVPITILKANRVTGIPGDTPSKLYVEGKNTLVVRVRKKGEFQTCKPSAHYQLPLLSGCTGKCEYCYLNTRFGNKPYITVYANVDQILDQAREYIREREPEVTVFEGAATSDPIPLEEYTGSLAKTIEFIGKEKKSRFRFVTKFHYVDDLLKLKHNGKTTIRFSINSNKVIKNYEHGTSSLGERIEAAKKVISAGYDLGFIIGPIFIYDEWKEDYLNMLRVLKDTLGEENNLIKFEVISHRYTIAAKNKILEVFPKTSLPMVEENRTFKYGQFGYGKYIYNKDLLKEIENFFRGNIKELFKNSRIDYII